GCGGCGGCCGCCAGAGCGTGGTCCGGTTCGGTGCGCGCCAGGGCGTTCAGCCGCCGGCCTAGGCCTTCCAGCCCCTCGATCGTCCTTGCCGTCAGGTCCGACGCGGTCAGGGCGCCGGCCCGCAGGCCCGCCGCCTGTTCCTCGATCGTCAGGCCGAGGGTCACGGCGTCTTCTGCTCCCGCAGGCGAGACGTGAGGATCAGAGGGAACTCCTCCGGAGCGAGCGGATCTTCCGGGCTGAAGTCAACGCCCTCGAGCGCTTCCGTCATTCGTCGCGCGGCCCGCTTGGCGTCGGCGATCTTCTTGCGCGACACGCTCTGGGCCGCGAGTAGCTCTTCCCAGTCCTTGGCGCTCATGGCCAACTCCTGCCCGATTCCTGGACTTCGAGCCTAAGCCGTAGCGGAGGAACGCGGAAGCGGAAAGCCGGTCGCCGCCGTCGCGCTTAGCCGTTCGACCACTTGACCTGGAACTCGATCTCCTCTTCCCCGTTGCCCAGCTCGTGCTCGACGGTGAATTCGGCGCGGACGGGGAGGTAGATCCGCTCTAGAATGTGCCGTTCGAAGGGGAGAGCGGTCATGGCGAAGGAAGCGATTGTCGCCGCGCACTACGAGGCCGAAGGCCTGGTCGCGGCGATCCGCGAGGGTCTGGAGCGCAGCGGCAAAGCGCCGAAAGCGGCGACCATCGAGGATCTCGCGCCGGTCGACGAGTTCCATATCGGCGGGCGCCAGGCTTCCGAGGACTTCCTCGGCCAGCTCGGCCTGAGCGCGGAAGATCACGTGCTCGACGTGGGGTCGGGCCTCGGCGGTCCGGCGCGCTACACCGCCCAGCGCTGGGGGGCGCGGGTGACCGGGATCGACCTGACGGCGGCCTTCGTCGAGACCGGTCGGGTCCTGACCGGCTGGGTCGGCCTCGACGAGCGGGTCGCGCTGCACCAGGGCAGCGCGCTGACGACGGGCTTCGAGGACGCGGCTTTCGACGCGGCCTACATGCTGCATGTCGGCATGAACATCGCCGACAAGGAGGCGCTCTTCGCCGAGGTCGCGCGGGTCACCCGGCCGGGCGGGCTGTTCGGCGTCTACGACGTCATGGCCACGAGTGACGAGCCGCTCAGCTACCCCGTGCCCTGGGCCGCGACGCCGGAGACCAGCGCCCTGGCCGGTCCCGAGACCTACCGGCAGGCCCTGGCCGGGGCCGGCTTCGCCATCGTCGCGGAACGGGAGCGCCGCGGCTTCGCGCTCGACTTCTTCGCCACCTTGAGAAAGAAGACCGAGGCCGCCGGCGGACCGCCGCCGCTCGGCCTCCATCTGGTCATGGGCGAGAGCGCGCCGGTCAAGATCCGCAACATGGTCGAGAACATAACGGCCGGCCGCATCACGCCGGTCGAGATGATCGCGCGGAAAACCGGCTAGAGCAGATCCGGGTTTGACTGAATCGCCGGAGGCGATCCATCAAACCCGGTGAATCTGCTCTAAACCTATGTCGTAGAGCGGATTCACATGTTTAGTTAGCAACCACGAAGTGGTTCCATCTAAACATGATCCGCTCTAGCGCCGGTTCCGAACCTGCCGCAAGGCTCTGGAAAGCCTGCAAGCCAATGATTATATGAGCTAAAACGGGATCGGCGCCGATCAAGAAGCGCCGACCGGCAGGGTTTCTTCGCGTCTGTAATCGCAACCGGACCGAAAGGAAAGTCGGCCCATGGACTCCAGCGCGAAGGACCTCAACAGCCACTACAGGCCCCGCTCGGCGAGCGACCGCATCGCCTACGGTTTCGTCAAGCTGCTCCGCTTCTTCGCCGATCTCTTCTTCGCCAAGCGCTATGGCCACCGGGCCGTCGTCCTGGAGACGGTCGCGGCGGTTCCCGGCATGGTCGGCGGACTGCTCCAGCACCTGAGCTGCCTCAGGCACATCCGCGAGGACCGGGGCTGGATCCGCACCCTGCTGGACGAGGCCGAGAACGAGCGCATGCACCTCATGACCTTCGTCGAGATCGCCAAGCCGAGCCTCTTCGAGCGCGTCCTGGTCATGCTGACCCAGGCGGTGTTCTACAATCTCTACTTCTTCCTCTACCTCTTCTCGCCGAAGACCGCGCACCGCATCGTCGGTTACTTCGAGGAGGAGGCCGTGATCAGCTACACCCAGTACCTCGAGGAGATCGACGCCGGCCGCCACGAGAACGTCGCGGCGCCGCAGATCGCGATCGACTATTGGGGGCTGGCGCGCGACGCCAGGCTGCGCGACGTGGTCATCGCAGTGCGGGCAGACGAGGCCGGGCACCGCGACGCCAACCACGGCTTCGCCGACACGCTGGCGGGGCGCGGCGGCGCCGAGGTGGTGCCGATCGAGGCCGGCCGCGACAAGGCGGCCGCTTAACAGGTTAGGGCGCGTTCGCCGGGTCGATCCGAGCGGCCCGGCGACGCCGCGCTGCTTCAAGCGTTATGGCCGTTGAAGGGCCCGATCTTGCGGGTGCGATGCTCGACCTGGAAGACGTTGCTGTAGAGGTGGGCGATCCACTGCTTGCCCTCGGTGGTCAGGTTCAGGAGGTGCAGCGCGGTCTGGATGTAGGGCTCGACCTTGTTCCAAAAGAACTCGGGATAGGCGTCGGCCAGATCGCTCGGCGTCTCGTACCCGAGCGCGTCGTTGACGCCGATTTCGGCGAACTCGTGGAACAGGGCATTGTTCTTGCGGTGATAGAAGGGGTCGGCCAGCTGGCCGATCAGGTCGGCCGCCCTCACCAGACCGGCCTCGGTATCGGTCTCCTGGTGGTCTTCGTCGTCGGGGATCGGGAAGCGGGTCAACTCGATGGCGCGGGCGATCCGTTCCGC
This genomic interval from Kiloniellales bacterium contains the following:
- a CDS encoding class I SAM-dependent methyltransferase, giving the protein MAKEAIVAAHYEAEGLVAAIREGLERSGKAPKAATIEDLAPVDEFHIGGRQASEDFLGQLGLSAEDHVLDVGSGLGGPARYTAQRWGARVTGIDLTAAFVETGRVLTGWVGLDERVALHQGSALTTGFEDAAFDAAYMLHVGMNIADKEALFAEVARVTRPGGLFGVYDVMATSDEPLSYPVPWAATPETSALAGPETYRQALAGAGFAIVAERERRGFALDFFATLRKKTEAAGGPPPLGLHLVMGESAPVKIRNMVENITAGRITPVEMIARKTG
- a CDS encoding alternative oxidase is translated as MDSSAKDLNSHYRPRSASDRIAYGFVKLLRFFADLFFAKRYGHRAVVLETVAAVPGMVGGLLQHLSCLRHIREDRGWIRTLLDEAENERMHLMTFVEIAKPSLFERVLVMLTQAVFYNLYFFLYLFSPKTAHRIVGYFEEEAVISYTQYLEEIDAGRHENVAAPQIAIDYWGLARDARLRDVVIAVRADEAGHRDANHGFADTLAGRGGAEVVPIEAGRDKAAA